ATTTTCTTTTTATCATTTTCATTTACTTCATCATTTAAAATATAAATTAATGATGTTTTAACATCTACATCAAAACTAGCACCTAATAAAATTAAACCTCTAATAGCTGAATCTGCACGTTGGTCAAATTGTCCTGCTAGTGCTTCAATACAAAAGTAATTGTATTTATCATAATCAAATGTTTCCGATAATTCATCTGTTACTATTTCTTTAAATAATGTTTCCTTTGCTTTTTCTAAGCTTTCTTCATTTACATTTAATACATCATAAATTTGAACGATGCGAAGAGACTTTAAAGAATCAATCTTTAACGTTTTTTGTAAGTCCTCTAATAATGCTTGAGCTGTTGTTTGATACATTTTCTTTTTTTCAACAAAAATTCTTTTATTCATTTTTTACCCTCTCTCTTTCTTGCAACTTTTTAGACAAATAAAAAATAGCGCGCACAAAGCACACTATGTCTATTAACTTTCAAATTTACGTTGCATTTTAATTGTTTTGTTTACTTTTTTCATCTTATCCTCCTAAGAAGCACGACAAAAGTACATACTTTTAAAACAAAAAAAAGCATAACTTTCATCATAGTCCGTCAATTTACGGTTGACTGGTAGAAACGCATAATCCATATTACTATGCATATATGATAAAACATATATTAAATTTTTAATACACTAGAATAATATCACACTTGACTGTCTTTTACAAGATGGAAAAAGCATATTTCTAGTAAAATTTGATATAACTTTTAACTATAAATAACTCTTTATATATTTTCTCTTTATTATTATTTCTTCATTTTCTTTTTATAGACTAAAGCTTCAATATCATAGGCATAACTTGTTTTTACTTTTTTATTTGAAATTGTGCTTTCAATGATATTAGTGTTTTATTAAATGCAGAAATAAATAATTGTTTATTGTTATATCTAACTTCTTAAAAATTATTGTTATTAGAAAAGTAATGCTTAATAAAAGGCATTACTTTCAAAACATCTATTTTTATACAATACTATCTTATATGATAATACTTCATGATAGTAATTATTGCCCTAACTAATCCTGCAACAATAATTATTGTTGTAGTGTATTTTTTAGGTAACTCTTTTCCTGTTTCACTTTTATACATTTTTGCTACAACAAATTTAGATATTAAATATCCTATCAACATCCATAATCCAATATCTATAATCATTCCTGCTTGATATCCATTTGAATATCCTATTTCATAATCATTCATACTTATCTTCTCCTGATTTTAAATTTTATTAACTATTTTTTGAATGCTTTTTTAAAAATACTTTCTTTATTTTCTGATATATCTAAATTTTTTAAATATTCTATAAAATCAGGTTTTGCTTTATAAGAATATTTATTAAAATAACCTTTTTTTGCCTTCTTTGCCAATAGTGATATATTTAAAAAATCACTATTTATTTTTTTCGAAATACTTGTAAAAATGTTCTTCAAATTCTCTTTTTCTATTTTTTCACACTCAATAAGTCCAATAATTTGTGGCTCATGGAAATCGGAGTTTTCATATGTTATGTTACAAATATCATAACTATTTGCCTCAGGAACATATAATCCAATGCTTATATAAAAATCTTCATCATATGACGATTTTTGAAAATAAACTATCACAAAATTATCATTATATTTTTTTTTCATTTCATTAGCGTTTACTTTTTCAAATCCCTCTTCTTTTAAATAATTAAATAGTATTTTCCTTGCTTCTTTACAATTCATAATTACTGCTCTCCCATCTAGTATGTTTTTATTTTTATCTTCCACTTTCCTTTACTACTTGGATCAGTTTCCTCAAGTAATTTTACATATTTAGCTGCTTGTTTTTTTCCTGAAGCTATTGCTCTAGGATTATTTGGTTTTAATTCATAAACAATATATTTGTTATAATCAAGAAAGTCAATTTTCTTTCGATAAATTGTATATTCCTTAAATAATTTTTTATCAGGATTATGTTTATTTTTCCACCACCATTTATGTATTGCAGTACCAGCTTTAGGATTCGATTTTGTATATCCATTTTTGTCAAATGTTATCATATCTCTTAAGTTTTTTGGTAAATTTTTCTCTGTTCTCTTCCCTTTATTAGATTTAAATATTTTTGTTACTGTTTTTCCAATTTTACTATCTACTACTTTTTTTACAACGCCTTTAAAAACTTCTGCAACTCTAGATATGCATTTCTTTATTCCCTTAACTATTTTTTCACCAAGTTTAATATACCATGCTTTATTTGTTTTTAATGCTTTTGTTCCTGTTGCAGCATTTTTAGCTGCTTTTCCAGTATTTGTTGAATATTTTACTACTTTTGCACCTTTGGCACCTTTAAATAAGTCCTTTCCACCCTTAATAGCACTTAACTTTGGAATTGGTATAAACGATGTTAAAAACATATCTACATATACTCCAGAGTTTTTCCCTTTATTATAACCTTTTAAATAATCAGCACCATGCTTTTCCATTAATGCCTTTTGCTTATTTTCTTGTTCAAGATTATATTTATTAAGATCTGCTACTGTTTGTGGTTCTTTTGACCATCCATGTCTTACTTGTCCATGAGCACTAACCCATGTCGTTTTATATTTTCTTTTTCCAAAATACTCATTTTTGAAATAATCAAATAAACCATGCCAAGTCCCAACTAATTGTTTACCATTATAATTTGAAGCATTTGAATTAACATCTTTGATTTTTGTGGGTCCACCACCATTACCATTACCTGTTTCTATAGTTTTAACTTCTTTTTTCTTTTTATCATCTTTTGGTGGAGATGGTGGTTTTGTATATGATCCATATTTATCTGTATAACTACTCGCCTTATTACCACTACTATCAATATACTTATATGGGTTATTTAATACATATGCATACTGGTTTTGTGATACAATACTATCCTGTTCTCCTAAGTAACTATCCTTTTGAACAAAGCTTCCCATATTTAAATCAAGATACCTTGCTCTTAAATATTGTAAGCCTGTTGCATCTACCATTTCACCATTGTATGCTAATCCATTCTTATATCCATTTAATTCTTTTCCATAATCACTATATTCAAAGCTTTTCTTTACTTTCCCTTTTTCATTTAATATTTTTGAAATACTTCCATTTAACTTTGTTAGATAATAATCATTATTTGATTTTATTATATCATATCCATATGTATATGTTTTATCATTATCATTTTTACTACTATCTTCATTTAATACTTGTGCTTCTTCTACTTCTCCATTTGTTAAATAGTCTATTGTTTCTATTCCATTATCCTTATTACTATTATTTCCATAGTAATTATATTCATATCCTAAACTAGAATAATCACCACTACCATTTAATTCAATATCACAATTAAATGCATCCTCTAAATAATTTAATTTGCTTGCTACTGTATCAAATTCACTTGCGATATCTTCTTGTGATTTTTTATATTTTTTAACATCTTTAACTTGACTTTGTATTCTTACATTATTTCCATCATATTTATATGTTGATTCCATTTTTTTATTCTTATATGAAACCATTAAGCCAAACTCATTATATGTTAACCTATCAATAGTACCATCATTTTGCTTAATCTTTTTAACATTTCCATTGTTATCATAAGAATATACTTTTTCACCTTTTAATGATTTTATTTTTGTTAGTTGTCCTCTTTTATTATAAGTATATCTCTCTTTTATTTTTCCATTCTTAGCAATTGTTTTATTACCTTCAATATCATAGGCATAACTTGTTTTTACTTTTCCTTTTTTATTTGAAATTGTGCTTTCAATTAACTCATCTCGAGCATTATATTTCATACTCTTAACTTGTTTTCCATTTTTATCTACTTTAATTTCACTAGTTACACTATCATTTAAATTATAAGAATAATTAATCGCTTCAATATTTTTATTTCTATTTGTTTTAGTTTGTATTTTTATTAGACGATCTAGTTTATCATACTTATAATTTGTCTTAGTTTTATTTCTTTTACTAACACTACTTAAACGAGCCAATTCATCATAACTATATTTCTCGATTACTTTATTATTTTCTTTTGTACTAACTAGTAAGTTCTTACTATTATAAGCATAATTAACTTTTTTATTTGCATAATTCATTTCTTTAACATTATTTCTTTTATCATACTTATAAGTTACTACTTTTTTATTAACATCTTTATATTTAGTAATATTTCCTAAATTATTGTATTGATAAGATAATATACCCTCTTTATTAGTTGCACTAATTAATTCATTATACTTATTATATTTTTTAGTAATACTTTCTTTTTTAGACTTAATGCTTGTTTGATTACTCTCTAAATCATATTTATATGTTAGTTTTGTTTTATCAGGTTTAACTTCTTGAATTTTATTATTAAATTTATCATATTTGTAAGATGTTGTATAACCATAATCATCTACTTTTTTTATTACATTACCATATTTATCATATTTATTAGATGAAGTTTTACCAATCGACTTTTTCGCAATTACATTATTCATACTATCATACTTATAACTCACTACACCTTTAGTTTGATCTTTGTATTTAATAATATTATTATTGCCATCATAATTGAACTCTTGAACATTTCCTAAAGCATCTATTTCTTTAGTTACATTTGATAAAGCATCATACTCATATTTAGTTTTTGCTTTAAGAGCATTTTCACTTGTAATAGTACGACCTAATTTATCATAAGTATTTAAACTAATTAATCTAGTTTTCTTTGTCTTACCACTATAATATATTTCCTCCGCTTTTATTTCATTTCCTACTTTATCATAATGTGATTTGGTTGTTATATTCTTTTCATTCGTTGTTTCTGATAAACGATTCATTTTATCATATTTATTTTTTTCAGTAACTAAACCATTTTCTTTAACACTTAAAACATTACCTTCTTTATCATAAGTAGTTTTTATTATATTTAAATTACTCTCATTTTCCTTAACAACATTTCCATTAACATCATAAGTGCTAGCAATATATCTTGAGCCAGTTGTTTCTTTTATAACTTGATTAAAGTTATCATACTTAAAACTTGTAACTACATTTTTTGCATTACTTTCTTTTATCTTTTGACTTTTACTATTATATGAGTATTTACTCATTGTTTTATTATTTTCTTTTTCTTCTATAATTTGATTTTTCTTGTTATAAATTGTTTGTCTTGTTCTTTTATTTGAATCTACCACTTTTATAACATTATCATCTTTATCATAAGTATATGTTTCTATTAAACCATTTGGTTGTTTTATACTTTTTTCTCTATTTTTATAATCATATGTTGTTTTGGTAATATTTCCATTGTAATCAGTACTTGAAACTAAATTATTATTTAAATCATAGTTATTTAAACTAACTTTTTTATTAGGTAGTATTTCCTTAATTAAACGGTCTTTATTATCATAAACATTTTCATAAACAAAATTCATTTCATCAATTAATTTTATTTGATTATTCCACGCATCATAAACATATGTCTTTTTATAATTTAGTTCATTTGTTTCTTCTATCACTTGATTTAATGCATCATATTTACTTGTTGTACTAGTACCATCAGCATTAATAGTTCTAATATTATTTCCGTTATTATCATATTGAAATTCTGTAACATTTCCATTTGGAGATACTTCTTTAATTTCATTACCATATAAATCATATTCAGTTTTTGAAATCGCACCATTATTATTTTCTTCAATAACATTATCCATTACATCGTATTTATAAGAAGTAATGCTTTTTTTATTAACAATTTCTTTAACAAGCCTATCTTTATCATAAATAAATTCAGTAACAATTCCTTGCCCATCAATAGTTTTTACTTCATTACCCGCAATATCATAATAAGTTTTGTCAATTGTGCCATCAATATTTTTCTTTTCAATTTCTTGATTAGATTTATCAAATTTATATGTTTCAATCTTTCCAGTAGCACTTTCAGTTTTAATAAGATTATTAAATTTATCAAAAGTATTCTTTTTTACAATACCCTTAATATCTTTTTCAACAATAATATTTTCAAATTTATCATATTCAAAATATTTTGTATAGCCATTATTAGTTTCACTTTCTATTTGTCCATAGCTATTATATGTAGTAGATATTGTAGCTTCATTATCTTCTTTGTAAGTTTGTTCTCCATATCTATCATACTCTATTTTTTCTTTAATAACGCCATTAACTTTAGTCTCAATTAATTGATCATACTCATCATATTTGTAAGCTGTTTTTATTCCCTTAGCATTTATTTCTTCAACTACCTTATCATATTCATAAGTTGCTAAAGTAATATTATTCATAGGGTCGATCACTTTAATTTGATTACCAAACTTATCATACTCATAAGTTGTTTTTTTGCTGCCTTCTACTTGCTCAACTAATTGTCCTTGTTCATCATATTTAGATTGTATTTTCAATCCATTAGGCCTAATTACTTCCAATTCATTTGACAAAGCATCATATTTTGTTTTAGTAATTTTACCATTAATATTTTCTTCAATAACATTATCATTTGCATCATATTTTCTAGTAGTTACATTACCAATATTATCTGACTCTTTAGTAATATTATCATATTTGTCATACTCATAACTTGTTTCTATATTACCATTAGCAGTCTCTTCTATAACTTTTTCTTCACGTTTATATTTATCATATTTAGTTATTGTTTTATTTCCATTAATATCAACCTGCTCTACTGGCAAGCCTTCTTCAAACTTTGATGTTTCAACATTGTTTCTACCATCTGTTTTTTTAACTTCATTTCCATCTTTATCATACTCTATTTCAGTAACATTACCATAAATATCTATTTCTTTAATAGGCATATTATTACTATTATATTCTCTTTTAGTAATATTTCCTCTAATATCTTTAGATTCAATAATATTTCCATTATTATCATATTTATTAGTCTCAACATTACCTTGAGCATCAATAGTTTTAATTAAATTATTATTACTATCATATTCATTTTTAATAACATTGTTTTTATAATCAATTTCTTTAATTAAGTTATTGTTAGCATCATATTCTTTAGTAGTTACTTTGCCACCAACATTTTCTTCTATTTCATTATTTCTTTCATCATATTTTCTTGTCGTAACCAATCCAGTACTACTAACTTCTTTAATGATATTATCACTGTTATCATATTCATAAGTTGTAATTGCACCCAACTTGTTTCTCTCTTTTATCATATTACCTTTTAAGTCATACTCAAAAGAATCAAAATTTCCATCTTGATCAACAGTTTTTATTACATTTCCTAATGAATCATAAGTATTCGTTTCAATTTGTCGATTATCTATATTTTTAGTCTTTACATTGCCTTGTTCATATGTGAAAGTTGTTATAATCCCTTTTTGATCTACTTCTTTTATTAACTGATTTTCATTATCATACTCACTTTTTGTAATATTTCCATAAATATCTCGATACTCAGTAATATTTTTATTAGAATCATATTTAAACTCTTCAAAACGCTCTGAATTATATGTTGTTTTAGTGACGTAATTATCACTATCATACTCATTTTCAATAATAGTACCATCAGGATTATTCTGCTTTATTAAGTTATTACTTAAATCATATTCATATGTAGTTGTCTCGCCATTTCCACTTATTTCTTTAATTAAGTTATCTTTATTATCATAAAATTTTTGAGTACCACTACCATCATCAGTATCTTCAACACTTAAACGATATAACTCATCATAATTGTAATCTTTAATATTACCTTCAGGATCTTTTACACTAGTTTTTCCATTATCATATGTAAACTTATATGTTTGTCCACTTTCAGTAGTTTGTTCAAGAATTTTACCCTCTTCATCATACTTGTTTTGCCCTAATTTATGACCATTTTTATCAATATAGTATTCCATTAGCCCTTCTTCATTATAACTATATCTCTCTTCTTTATTTAACTGGTCAATTACTTTTGTTAAATTGCCATCTTCATATTCATATTTTGCTGAACTACCATTAGGCAAAACAATACTTGAAACGAGATTTTCATCATTATAGTTAAATTTTATCTCTCTACCATTGCTAGTTTTAATCTTATCAAGTAATTCACCTTCATTAGTATATTCTAAAGCAACAGATTTCTTTTTATCATCAACAATTTTAACAAGCATACCACTATCATCAAAATAACTAGTAGTTTTCTTTTCTAAATCTTCTATTGAATATTTTCCAGTTTCATATTCGTTTACCTTATATTTATCATATTCTTCAGCTATATATTTGCCATTTTCTAATTTAAAAGTAATTAAATTACCATCACCTTTAACAAAGAGCAATTGATCTCCCACATCATCTTCATGATCTTCTGGCACATCTTCATCAACGTCTTCCATTTCTTCGGTATCAAAATCTGCTTTACTATCTTCAAAGCTAATGCGTTGCTCAATATCAGTTATCCAGCTATAACCAAACAAGCCTGAATTAGACATATCAATTGAATTATAACTACGATAGAATGTGAAATTTTGTGAATCATTCAATTCAACATCACTTGTTACTAAGAAGAAATTTCCCGTATTTGGATTAACAGGGTCAGCAACAAATTTATATTTAGTACCACATGTTGCACAGAATTTCATCTTTTTTCTATTTATTTTTTTGTTCTTACTTGCACTATGTTTACCACTTGGTTTTTTATAAGAAGACATTCCTCTTAAAAATAAAATATTTCCAGTTTTAACCTTATTTCCTTTAAAATTATTATCATACTTTATTGTTTTTAAACTAACTTTATAATACTTAGCAATAGATTTTAAAGTATCTCCTGGTTTTACTTTATAAAACATAAATCCTTGTGAAATTAGAGTTTCACCATTACTTTTTATTTCATAATCATAATAAGTATCCACTTTAAAGCGACTTCTATTTAAGTATCCACTATCATAGTTTATAGAAACATTATCATATTTTTGCATTTTATCTTTATAATTAGATATAAATGTTGGAATAATTTTCTTTTTAGAAGCAGTTTTAGTAAAGTTAGGCGTATTTTTAGTTTTCGCATTAATCGTATTACCTTTTTTATCATATGTCTTTAAAGTATATGTTACATTTTTCGTGGGAGCACCTATACCTACAAAGCTAATGCTAGCCACTTCTCCTCGCCCTTTTGAATGCGCTCTAAGCGAAGTCGTAAGCTTGCTATTGCTTGCAAAATCGTATTCATAATCAACAATTAACTTAACATTTGTTGAATACAAATCTAGTCTATTATAATCTGTCCCCTCATAACCCTTGAACTCTAATGTTCTTTGATTACCATTATTTTTCAAGTGATTTAAATATGTAAGCACATTAAATGAATATGTCCCATCGTTATTTCTTGTACCTGCACCTATTTTTTGCCATGTATAATTATTTCTATTATTCCATGTAACATCAGTTGGCTTAATACTAGTTGATGACATATTAACATTGATATTTTGACTTCCTGCTTCTACTTGAATTTTGTACTTTAATTGTGCTTTTTCAATTGCACCATAAGAATTACTTAATGTTGGCTTTGTAAAAGTAACATAAGATCTTAAATGAGGTGCTGGATTTGCTGATTTATCATAACCTACATTTAAATCAGTATTCACAATGGATTCATCTGGCAAATTAGTATTTGTATTAGAATATTTATATCCAGATAAATTAAGGCTTGAGCTTATACGTGCTAAAGATTTTTTTATTGGATTAACTCCTATTTTCAATTCGAAAATAAAATTTTCTTCTTTTACTTTGGATGTATCAATTCTCAAAAACTTCTTATCATCTTTTTTTACTATTTCTGTTTTTAAATAAAGGTCTTGATAATAAATTGGGAAAATTGTAAACTCACCATCATTAATCATGATATTAGATTCACTTATTGAATATGAATTAACTTCATCTAATTCATAATAAAGAGAATTATTATTTCTTTTAACATTTATCTTTGTATTAATCAAATAATCTTCATTTATTATTTCATAATTATTATAATTGTTGCTTTGATTTATTTTAGCAACATTTCCTTCTATATCACTCTCATTTTCATTGTCTTCTTCAAAAATAATTTTTAAATTACTTTTGTTGCTACTTATAATATCCATTACAATTTTATTATCCAATGATAATGAATTGCTATATAAACCATTACTTCTTTTATTTATAAATGAATTATCAATATCAACAAATTCACCATTGACCTCTTTAAAGATTGGAAATAGCGATTGTTCAACTCGATACTTTCCTTCTTCATTTTGAATAGTTCTTGAATATAATGTCCTTTTCGATTTATCTTCAATAACACCATCACCATCAAGAATACTACTATTAATCAATGGTTTGTCTATGCTTACTTGATTAACTGATTTATTATCACTACCTTCTTTATTTGACAATCTTTTTAGATTATCTTTTTCTATTTTGCTTCTTTGAGTATCATCAACTTTATTTGATATTGTTTTTTCCATTCTATTTGCTGTAATTGCTGATATAGCAAACACAGTAGTTGTATCTAAC
The Bacilli bacterium PM5-9 DNA segment above includes these coding regions:
- a CDS encoding hypothetical protein (product_source=Hypo-rule applied; pfam=PF14137; superfamily=109715) — protein: MNCKEARKILFNYLKEEGFEKVNANEMKKKYNDNFVIVYFQKSSYDEDFYISIGLYVPEANSYDICNITYENSDFHEPQIIGLIECEKIEKENLKNIFTSISKKINSDFLNISLLAKKAKKGYFNKYSYKAKPDFIEYLKNLDISENKESIFKKAFKK
- a CDS encoding RHS repeat-associated protein (product_source=TIGR03696; cath_funfam=3.10.350.10; cleavage_site_network=SignalP-TM; cog=COG3209; pfam=PF01476,PF15650,PF20148; smart=SM00257; superfamily=101224,50998,54106; tigrfam=TIGR01643,TIGR03696; transmembrane_helix_parts=Inside_1_8,TMhelix_9_31,Outside_32_2940), producing MKQYIKKFFILLIVWALLLDTTTVFAISAITANRMEKTISNKVDDTQRSKIEKDNLKRLSNKEGSDNKSVNQVSIDKPLINSSILDGDGVIEDKSKRTLYSRTIQNEEGKYRVEQSLFPIFKEVNGEFVDIDNSFINKRSNGLYSNSLSLDNKIVMDIISSNKSNLKIIFEEDNENESDIEGNVAKINQSNNYNNYEIINEDYLINTKINVKRNNNSLYYELDEVNSYSISESNIMINDGEFTIFPIYYQDLYLKTEIVKKDDKKFLRIDTSKVKEENFIFELKIGVNPIKKSLARISSSLNLSGYKYSNTNTNLPDESIVNTDLNVGYDKSANPAPHLRSYVTFTKPTLSNSYGAIEKAQLKYKIQVEAGSQNINVNMSSTSIKPTDVTWNNRNNYTWQKIGAGTRNNDGTYSFNVLTYLNHLKNNGNQRTLEFKGYEGTDYNRLDLYSTNVKLIVDYEYDFASNSKLTTSLRAHSKGRGEVASISFVGIGAPTKNVTYTLKTYDKKGNTINAKTKNTPNFTKTASKKKIIPTFISNYKDKMQKYDNVSINYDSGYLNRSRFKVDTYYDYEIKSNGETLISQGFMFYKVKPGDTLKSIAKYYKVSLKTIKYDNNFKGNKVKTGNILFLRGMSSYKKPSGKHSASKNKKINRKKMKFCATCGTKYKFVADPVNPNTGNFFLVTSDVELNDSQNFTFYRSYNSIDMSNSGLFGYSWITDIEQRISFEDSKADFDTEEMEDVDEDVPEDHEDDVGDQLLFVKGDGNLITFKLENGKYIAEEYDKYKVNEYETGKYSIEDLEKKTTSYFDDSGMLVKIVDDKKKSVALEYTNEGELLDKIKTSNGREIKFNYNDENLVSSIVLPNGSSAKYEYEDGNLTKVIDQLNKEERYSYNEEGLMEYYIDKNGHKLGQNKYDEEGKILEQTTESGQTYKFTYDNGKTSVKDPEGNIKDYNYDELYRLSVEDTDDGSGTQKFYDNKDNLIKEISGNGETTTYEYDLSNNLIKQNNPDGTIIENEYDSDNYVTKTTYNSERFEEFKYDSNKNITEYRDIYGNITKSEYDNENQLIKEVDQKGIITTFTYEQGNVKTKNIDNRQIETNTYDSLGNVIKTVDQDGNFDSFEYDLKGNMIKERNKLGAITTYEYDNSDNIIKEVSSTGLVTTRKYDERNNEIEENVGGKVTTKEYDANNNLIKEIDYKNNVIKNEYDSNNNLIKTIDAQGNVETNKYDNNGNIIESKDIRGNITKREYNSNNMPIKEIDIYGNVTEIEYDKDGNEVKKTDGRNNVETSKFEEGLPVEQVDINGNKTITKYDKYKREEKVIEETANGNIETSYEYDKYDNITKESDNIGNVTTRKYDANDNVIEENINGKITKTKYDALSNELEVIRPNGLKIQSKYDEQGQLVEQVEGSKKTTYEYDKFGNQIKVIDPMNNITLATYEYDKVVEEINAKGIKTAYKYDEYDQLIETKVNGVIKEKIEYDRYGEQTYKEDNEATISTTYNSYGQIESETNNGYTKYFEYDKFENIIVEKDIKGIVKKNTFDKFNNLIKTESATGKIETYKFDKSNQEIEKKNIDGTIDKTYYDIAGNEVKTIDGQGIVTEFIYDKDRLVKEIVNKKSITSYKYDVMDNVIEENNNGAISKTEYDLYGNEIKEVSPNGNVTEFQYDNNGNNIRTINADGTSTTSKYDALNQVIEETNELNYKKTYVYDAWNNQIKLIDEMNFVYENVYDNKDRLIKEILPNKKVSLNNYDLNNNLVSSTDYNGNITKTTYDYKNREKSIKQPNGLIETYTYDKDDNVIKVVDSNKRTRQTIYNKKNQIIEEKENNKTMSKYSYNSKSQKIKESNAKNVVTSFKYDNFNQVIKETTGSRYIASTYDVNGNVVKENESNLNIIKTTYDKEGNVLSVKENGLVTEKNKYDKMNRLSETTNEKNITTKSHYDKVGNEIKAEEIYYSGKTKKTRLISLNTYDKLGRTITSENALKAKTKYEYDALSNVTKEIDALGNVQEFNYDGNNNIIKYKDQTKGVVSYKYDSMNNVIAKKSIGKTSSNKYDKYGNVIKKVDDYGYTTSYKYDKFNNKIQEVKPDKTKLTYKYDLESNQTSIKSKKESITKKYNKYNELISATNKEGILSYQYNNLGNITKYKDVNKKVVTYKYDKRNNVKEMNYANKKVNYAYNSKNLLVSTKENNKVIEKYSYDELARLSSVSKRNKTKTNYKYDKLDRLIKIQTKTNRNKNIEAINYSYNLNDSVTSEIKVDKNGKQVKSMKYNARDELIESTISNKKGKVKTSYAYDIEGNKTIAKNGKIKERYTYNKRGQLTKIKSLKGEKVYSYDNNGNVKKIKQNDGTIDRLTYNEFGLMVSYKNKKMESTYKYDGNNVRIQSQVKDVKKYKKSQEDIASEFDTVASKLNYLEDAFNCDIELNGSGDYSSLGYEYNYYGNNSNKDNGIETIDYLTNGEVEEAQVLNEDSSKNDNDKTYTYGYDIIKSNNDYYLTKLNGSISKILNEKGKVKKSFEYSDYGKELNGYKNGLAYNGEMVDATGLQYLRARYLDLNMGSFVQKDSYLGEQDSIVSQNQYAYVLNNPYKYIDSSGNKASSYTDKYGSYTKPPSPPKDDKKKKEVKTIETGNGNGGGPTKIKDVNSNASNYNGKQLVGTWHGLFDYFKNEYFGKRKYKTTWVSAHGQVRHGWSKEPQTVADLNKYNLEQENKQKALMEKHGADYLKGYNKGKNSGVYVDMFLTSFIPIPKLSAIKGGKDLFKGAKGAKVVKYSTNTGKAAKNAATGTKALKTNKAWYIKLGEKIVKGIKKCISRVAEVFKGVVKKVVDSKIGKTVTKIFKSNKGKRTEKNLPKNLRDMITFDKNGYTKSNPKAGTAIHKWWWKNKHNPDKKLFKEYTIYRKKIDFLDYNKYIVYELKPNNPRAIASGKKQAAKYVKLLEETDPSSKGKWKIKIKTY
- a CDS encoding hypothetical protein (product_source=Hypo-rule applied; transmembrane_helix_parts=Outside_1_14,TMhelix_15_34,Inside_35_54,TMhelix_55_74,Outside_75_75), which encodes MNDYEIGYSNGYQAGMIIDIGLWMLIGYLISKFVVAKMYKSETGKELPKKYTTTIIIVAGLVRAIITIMKYYHIR